The Burkholderia mayonis DNA window CGGTCACGCGCGGGCCAAACAAGACCCGCCAGAATCTCGGCATCTATCGGCAGCAACTGATCGGACGCAACAAACTGATCATGCGCTGGCTCGCGCATCGCGGCGGCGCGCTCGATTTCCGCGAATTCGCGCTGAAGAACCCGGGCCAGCCGTATCCGGTCGCCGTCGTGCTCGGCGCCGATCCGGCAACGACGCTCGGCGCCGTCACGCCCGTGCCCGACACGCTGTCCGAATACCAGTTCGCCGGCCTCTTGCGCGGCGCGCGCACCGAGCTCGCGAAATGCCTGACGCCCGGCGTCGACACGCTGCAGGTGCCCGCGCGCGCGGAGATCGTCCTCGAAGGCTTCATTCATCCGCAGCAAGGCACGCCGGCGCCCGCCCCCGAAGGCGCACCGCCGCGGCCGGCTGCGGGCGCCACGGCCGGCTACGAGCACGCGCTCGAAGGCCCGTACGGCGATCACACGGGCTATTACAACGAGCAGGAATGGTTTCCGGTCTTCACCGTCGAGCGGATCACGATGCGCCGCGACGCGATCTACCACTCGACCTACACCGGCAAGCCGCCCGACGAGCCGGCCGTGCTCGGCGTCGCACTGAACGAGGTGTTCGTGCCGCTCCTGCAAAAGCAGTTCCCCGAGATCACCGACTTCTATCTGCCGCCTGAGGGCTGCAGCTACCGGATGGCCATCGTCCAGATGAAGAAGAGCTACGCGGGCCACGCGAAACGCGTGATGTTCGGCGTCTGGAGCTTCCTGCGGCAGTTCATGTATACGAAGTTCATCGTCGTCGTCGACGAGGACGTGAACGTGCGCGACTGGAAGGAAGTGATCTGGGCGATCACGACGCGCGTCGATCCGGCGCGCGACACCGTGCTCGTCGAGAACACGCCGATCGACTATCTCGACTTCGCGTCGCCCGTCGCGGGCCTCGGCTCGAAGATGGGACTCGACGCGACCAACAAGTGGCCAGGCGAAACCCAGCGCGAATGGGGCCGGCCGATCGAGATGGACGCCGCCGTGAAGGCGCGTGTCGATCGTCTATGGACCGACATCGGCTTGTCGTGAGCTTCCGCTTCTCCAATCTTCGATAACGACGACGCACCATGAGCTTCGCCCCTACGTCGATGCTGTCCGACGGCTTTTTCCTGTCGCTTTCGCTTTGTCTCGACATCGGCCTCGTGAATGTCGCGATGCTGTCGCTCACACTGTCGCACGGATTCCGGCCGGGCTTCTGGCTCGGCGTCGGCTCGTGCGTCGGCGATCTCGTCTATGCGGCGCTCGCGCTCGCCGGGATGGCCGTGCTGCTGCAGTTCGAAGCGGTGCGCTGGGTCGTATGGCTCGGCGGCGGCGCGGTGCTGCTGTTCCTCACGTGGAAGATGGCGAGCGAGGCGCTCTTTCCCGAACCGGCGCGCGACGCCGTGGACGACGACACGTGCGCCGCTTTCGTGCAGCCGAGCACGTGGCGCAATTTCGCGCGCGGAATGCTGCTCGCGATGTCGTCGCCGTCGGCGATCCTGTGGTTCGCGGCGGTCGGCGGCGCGCTGATCGCGAAGGCCGGCGCGACGACGCCCGCGACGGCATCCGTGTTCTTGTCGGGATTCTTCCTCGGCGGGCTCGCGTGGACGCTCTTTCTCTGCACACTCGCGAGCCAGGGCCGCAAGCACGCGGGCGCGAGACTGATGCGCGCGTGTCACGTCGTGTCGGCGCTGCTCTTTGCGTATTTCTCGTACAGCGTGATCGTCGGCGGCTATCGCGACCTGATTCTGAACGTGGCGGCTTGACGCTGGCTCGGCTCAGACGACGCGGCCGGAGTCAGGAGCTCGAGCCGCTCGTGCAACCGCATGCGCAGCCCGACTCATCCGGCCGGCCGGTCGCCTCGATGGACCGACCGCCCCGCCGCTCGCGCGTCCGGCCTGCCGACGCGACACGCCGCAAGCCGCCCGCCCTCACTCATCCGCGCAGGAACTCGCCGTAGCGCGCGAGATCGACGTTGCCGCCGCTCAGGATCACGCCGATGCGCTTGCCCGCGACGGGCAGCACGCCATCGAGCACCGCCGCTGCGCCGAGGCAGCCGGTCGGCTCGACGACTATCTTCATCCGCTCCGCGAAAAAGCGCATCGTCTCGATCAACTGCGCGTCGCTAACCGTGACGATCCGCTTGACGAGCTTCTGGATGATCGGAAAATTGTACGCGCCGACGTGCGTCGACGCCGCGCCGTCCGCGATCGTCCGCGGCACCGGGATATGCACGACCTCGCCGCGCGCAAGCGACTGCTGCGCGTCGTTGCCCGCTTCCGGCTCGACGCCGATCACGGCGCAGCCGGCCGCGAGCGCCGCCGCCGACAGCGCGCTGCCCGAAATCAGCCCGCCGCCGCCGAGCGGCACGACGAGCATGTCGAGTTCGCCGACTTCGTCGATCATTTCCTTCGCGGCCGTCCCCTGCCCGGCGATCACGTGCGGATGGTCGTACGGCGGCACGAGCGTCATCCCGCGCTCGTGCGCGAGCCGCGCGCCGATTTCCTCACGGCTTTCCGTGTAGCGATCGTAGGTGATGACTTCGCCGCCGTAGCCTTTCGTCGCGGCGACCTTTGCGGCGGGCGCGTCGTGCGGCATCACGATCGTCGCATGAATGCCCGCGAGGCGCGCGGCGAGCGCGATCGCCTGCGCATGGTTGCCGGACGAATACGTGAGCACGCCCGCGCGACGCTGCTCGGCGTCGAAGTGCGAGATCGCGTTGTACGCGCCGCGAAACTTGAACGCGCCCATCCGCTGGAAGTTCTCGCATTTGAAGAAGATCGTCGCGCCGGTGCGCGCGTCGGCAGTGCTGGACGTGAGGACGGGCGTGCGATGCGCGACGCCGGCGAGCCGGGCGACCGCGTCGGTCACGTCGTCGAAGGTCGGGATGGCGAGGCCGGAAGCGGATTGAACAGGCATGGCGGCGAGCAGGAAAACGTGTTGGACAAGGGAACGACCATTGTCCCAGCTTCGCTCGATTCGCGCAGCAGCCCCGAAAAGAAAAACGGCGCGGCACGAACCATTGCCGTGCTGCGCCGCAGCATCAGATGCGCCGCCGGCCAGGCGGCGCGTCGACGTCAGCAATCAATAACGCCAGTGCGGACGGCCGTAGTAGCCGTGATGGCGCCAGTACGGGCGTCCGTAGCCGTAGTAGCCGCCGACGACGACCGGCGGCGCGTAGTACGCGGGCGCCGGCGCGTAGACGACGGGCGGCGGAGGCGGTGCGTAATAAACGGGCGGCGGCGCGGCATAAACGGGATACGCCGGCGCGATCGGCACCCCGATGCCGACACCGATCGACACGTGCGCCCGGGCAGCGCTCGCAGCGCCCAGGCCCAGTGCGGCAACGGCGATCAACGGAATGAGCTTTTTCACTTTGGTTCTCCTGGCAGCGGGCGTCAGCGCCCGCCGCATCGACAGCGACGGCTTGTTTGCCGTATGAGACGAATGTAGCGAAATCCGGCATCGCGAGCCACGCCCATTTGTTGCAAATTGCAATAGCGCAAAGCCCCGTGGCAAGGCGGCGCGCAGGACCGGACACGGACGCGCGAACGCGGTCCGGCTGCAATTCGGCGGATTGCGAAGAATCGCGGGAGACGCCGTGCGCCGCGCCACGCCGCCCGTTCGGAGACCGGTAATGAACGATTACAAATTAGAGACAGCATGTGGCCCGCGCGACACGGACGCATCTCGCCGCGCATTCCGTCCCCCAAAATCCGGCGGTCTTCCGGGGCTGGATCGAACGCTGCTGCCGCCGAATACGCGATACTGACGGTTTGCCGCAGATCCAGGATCGCATCCATGGCCTTGTCCGCCACGCCCCGCATCGGCTTCATCGGCGCGGGCCGCCTTGCCGGCTGCGTCGCCCGCCGCTTCGCGCGCGCCGGCTATGCCGTCACCGCGATCGCGAGCCGCTCGCCCGCATCGGCCGCCGCACTTGCCGCGCAGATCGACGCCGACCGAGCCGCGCGCGACGCCGCTGACCCCGCACGCTCCGACCGCGACAGCGGCAGCGCGGCGCACGGCGCGCGCTGCCCAGCGGTCGATTCGCCGCAGGCGGTCGTCGACGCCGCCGACCTGATCTTCGTCACCGTGCCCGACGACGCACTCGGCCGGATCGCCGCCGAGTTGCGCTTTGCGCCGGCGCGCGCGGGCGAGCAGGCGCTCGTGCATTGCAGCGGCGCATCGAGCGTCGATCTGCTCGCCCCCGCGCGTGCGCAAGGCGCGGCGACGGGCGGCTTCCATCCGCTCTACCTGTTCGGCGGCGGCGACGCCGATCTCGCGCGGATCGACGGCTGCTCGGTGACGATCGAGGCCGACGGCGCGCTGAAGGATCTGCTCGTCGCGCTCGCCGCCGCGCTCGGCTGCCATCCGCTGTCGATCCCGGCGGGCGGCCGGATGCTCTATCACGCGGCCGCCAACTACGCGGCGAGCTTCGCGCTTGGCAACCTCGCCGAATGCGTCGAGCTGTGGCACTCGCTCGGCTTCGCCGAGGACGACGCGCTGCGCGCGCTTCTGCCGATGCTCGCCGGCACGATCGAGACCGCGCGCGACAAGGGGCTCGCGAACGCACTCGCGGGGCCCGTGTCGCGCGGCGACGTCGGCATCGTCGAGCGACAGCTCGCGCTCCTCGAGTCGCTCGGCGGCGACCACGCGGCGCTCTACGCGCTCCATACCCGCCGCGCGGTCGCGCTCGCGCGCAAGCGCGCGTCGCCGCCCCCGTCTCTCGACGCGCTCGAGCACGCGGTCGACGCGTCGCTCGCCCGTTCGCTCGGCCTCGCACGCCCCGCCCGCGACGAGCCGTGATAAGGTGACGCCCGATGCGCGCCGCCTGCAGGCGGCGACGGCACGCTACCGACTGGACTGGATAAAGAAAAGGATTCAAACGATGTTCGGCGAGATCGCCCGTTTTCTGCTCAATACCGTTTTCACACTGTTCGGCGCAGCGCTGATCCTGCGCGTCTGGCTGCAGGCCGTGCGCGTGCCGCCCTACAATCCCGTCACGCAGGCCGTGCTGCAGGCGACCAACTGGCTCGTGCTGCCGCTGCGGCATATCGTCCCGGGCGTGCGCGGCGTCGATTGGGCGAGCGTCGTCGCGGCACTCGTCACGTCGCTCGTCTATGTCGCGCTGATGGTGACGATGGCAGGCGTCGACGCGCTGTCGATCATCCCGACGATTCTCATCGTCGCGCTGCTGACCGTCGTGAAATGGGCGCTCAACCTCGTGCTGTGGCTGACGATCCTGATGGCGCTGCTGTCGTGGCTGAACCCGCGCTCGCCCGCGATGGCGATCCTGTATCAGCTCACGGCGCCGTTCCTGAACCCGCTGCGCCGGCTGATCCCGCACCTGGGCGGCATCGACCTGTCGCCGATCCTGCTGTTCGTGATCGTCCAGGTGCTGATCATGATCGTGACGCGCGCGGCGGTGTCGCTCACGCTGTTCGGGATCTGACGCGCTATTCGTTCGGCGGCGCGGCGGCGGCCGGCGCGCCGTCGCCGAGATTGTCGATCACGCCGAAGTGCGCGGGGATCGTCGCGTAGCACGCGCGCACTTTCTCGCGCGACACGCGCGCGATGAGCCGCCGCGCCTCGTCTTCCGTGACGATGAATTCGACCTCGATCGCAAGCGAGCCCTGCAACTCGAAGAAGCGATCCTCGTGCAGCACCCGATGCTGGCCGAACCCCGCCATCGCGCGAAATGCGGAACCGCCCGAGACGCCCATCCGGTTCGCTTCCTCGAGCAGCCATTCCCAGAGCGGCTTCCAGTGCAGCCGGTGATTCTCGTGTACGTAAAAACGCAGGAAGACCCCGTCCATAGCCGCCTCCGCCCAGGCCGGATCAGACCGGCGCGAGCCACGCCCGCGCGGTCCACATGCCGAGCCCCGTCAATGTGAACGAACCCATCAAGTGTAGGGCAGCCACGGCGAGCGCCCAGCCGAACTCGCCCTGAGTCGCGTGCGTCATCACTTCGACCGAATAGGTGGAGAACGTCGTGAGCCCGCCCATGAAGCCCGTGATCACGAAGAGTCGCCATTCAGGCGGCAGCCCCGCCCTCGTGGTAAACGCGACGACCGCGATCCCGATCAGATAGCCGCCGATGAGGTTCGACGCGAGGGTGCCGAGCGGCACTTCGGGGAAGAGCGCATTGAGGCCGAGGCTCAGGAACCAGCGCAGCAGCGCGCCGAGCCCGGCGCCGACGAAGATCGCGACGATCGAATAGAACAAGGCCGCACCTCACGATTGACGAAGAGAAGATCCGTGCGACGTCCTCGCCGCGCGGCAGGCGCGGGACCCGCCCCGGACGTGCGGCGGCGCAACGTGCCGGCGCGGCGCAACGTGCCGGCGCGGCGCAACGGGACGCCGGACGCGCCCGAACCGGCTGCGCACGCTCAACTTTATGCGGATTTCCGGCTGCCCGGCAATCGGCCGGCCCTACCCGTCAAACCATCCCATCGTTTCCCGATGGACAATAATTCCCATTTTCCGGCGATCGAAATGGGCTCGGTGAATTCTCTCGCCGCGCCAATCTCTTATTCATAAATTTTCCGCTAGTCCGTAGAATTCAAACAGACTACTCCATCTTATTGAATTTGATCGTGGCGAATACAGCGCCAAGCACACGCTTTTCATTGATCCTCAAATTAACTATGCCCTAGATAAGATTAAGAAGAGTCTCGGTGGTGCATTTCTGGA harbors:
- a CDS encoding UbiD family decarboxylase, which encodes MKYKDLRDFISSLEQLGELRRIMQPVSPVLEMTELCDRVLRAGGPALLFDAPTGYRFPVLGNLFGTPRRVALGMGVDADDDAALASLRDIGRLLSALKEPDPPKSLKDAGKLLSLAKAVWDMGPKTVPAPPCQEIVWEGADVDLHKLPIQTCWPGDAGPLITWGLTVTRGPNKTRQNLGIYRQQLIGRNKLIMRWLAHRGGALDFREFALKNPGQPYPVAVVLGADPATTLGAVTPVPDTLSEYQFAGLLRGARTELAKCLTPGVDTLQVPARAEIVLEGFIHPQQGTPAPAPEGAPPRPAAGATAGYEHALEGPYGDHTGYYNEQEWFPVFTVERITMRRDAIYHSTYTGKPPDEPAVLGVALNEVFVPLLQKQFPEITDFYLPPEGCSYRMAIVQMKKSYAGHAKRVMFGVWSFLRQFMYTKFIVVVDEDVNVRDWKEVIWAITTRVDPARDTVLVENTPIDYLDFASPVAGLGSKMGLDATNKWPGETQREWGRPIEMDAAVKARVDRLWTDIGLS
- a CDS encoding LysE family translocator, encoding MSFAPTSMLSDGFFLSLSLCLDIGLVNVAMLSLTLSHGFRPGFWLGVGSCVGDLVYAALALAGMAVLLQFEAVRWVVWLGGGAVLLFLTWKMASEALFPEPARDAVDDDTCAAFVQPSTWRNFARGMLLAMSSPSAILWFAAVGGALIAKAGATTPATASVFLSGFFLGGLAWTLFLCTLASQGRKHAGARLMRACHVVSALLFAYFSYSVIVGGYRDLILNVAA
- a CDS encoding threo-3-hydroxy-L-aspartate ammonia-lyase gives rise to the protein MPVQSASGLAIPTFDDVTDAVARLAGVAHRTPVLTSSTADARTGATIFFKCENFQRMGAFKFRGAYNAISHFDAEQRRAGVLTYSSGNHAQAIALAARLAGIHATIVMPHDAPAAKVAATKGYGGEVITYDRYTESREEIGARLAHERGMTLVPPYDHPHVIAGQGTAAKEMIDEVGELDMLVVPLGGGGLISGSALSAAALAAGCAVIGVEPEAGNDAQQSLARGEVVHIPVPRTIADGAASTHVGAYNFPIIQKLVKRIVTVSDAQLIETMRFFAERMKIVVEPTGCLGAAAVLDGVLPVAGKRIGVILSGGNVDLARYGEFLRG
- a CDS encoding Rossmann-like and DUF2520 domain-containing protein, whose product is MALSATPRIGFIGAGRLAGCVARRFARAGYAVTAIASRSPASAAALAAQIDADRAARDAADPARSDRDSGSAAHGARCPAVDSPQAVVDAADLIFVTVPDDALGRIAAELRFAPARAGEQALVHCSGASSVDLLAPARAQGAATGGFHPLYLFGGGDADLARIDGCSVTIEADGALKDLLVALAAALGCHPLSIPAGGRMLYHAAANYAASFALGNLAECVELWHSLGFAEDDALRALLPMLAGTIETARDKGLANALAGPVSRGDVGIVERQLALLESLGGDHAALYALHTRRAVALARKRASPPPSLDALEHAVDASLARSLGLARPARDEP
- a CDS encoding YggT family protein, translating into MFGEIARFLLNTVFTLFGAALILRVWLQAVRVPPYNPVTQAVLQATNWLVLPLRHIVPGVRGVDWASVVAALVTSLVYVALMVTMAGVDALSIIPTILIVALLTVVKWALNLVLWLTILMALLSWLNPRSPAMAILYQLTAPFLNPLRRLIPHLGGIDLSPILLFVIVQVLIMIVTRAAVSLTLFGI
- a CDS encoding DUF190 domain-containing protein yields the protein MDGVFLRFYVHENHRLHWKPLWEWLLEEANRMGVSGGSAFRAMAGFGQHRVLHEDRFFELQGSLAIEVEFIVTEDEARRLIARVSREKVRACYATIPAHFGVIDNLGDGAPAAAAPPNE
- the crcB gene encoding fluoride efflux transporter CrcB; translation: MFYSIVAIFVGAGLGALLRWFLSLGLNALFPEVPLGTLASNLIGGYLIGIAVVAFTTRAGLPPEWRLFVITGFMGGLTTFSTYSVEVMTHATQGEFGWALAVAALHLMGSFTLTGLGMWTARAWLAPV